The DNA region TTGGTCAATAGACGCGTGAGTTCGGCGATCTTGTAGCAGGCAATGCCGCCCGTCATGCCGAGGACGAGGTGTTTTCCTGCGAGTTCTGCGGTTGCCAACGAAAGCCTCCGACAAAGCGTGGTGGCGGTCAGCGGGGCGGGGCGTTGTGTGCCCCGCCGCCGCGCCTTTCAAGCCGTACTGGTGCGCGAATCCGGGCGCGAGCGCCTGCTGCCTCAGCGTGCGCTGCCGCGTACACGCCGCAGTTCGTCGAGCACGAGCAGAATCGCGCCGACCGTGATCGCGCTGTCGGCAAGATTGAACGCCGGCCAGTGCCACGCGCGCACGTGGAAATCGAGGAAGTCGATCACGTGCCCATACGCGAGCCGGTCGATCACGTTGCCGAGCGCGCCGCCGAGAATCAGCGAGAGCGCCGTGCAGAACATTTTCTGCCCGCCGTGGCGCTTGAGCAGATAGCAGATCACCAGCGCGGCCACCACGCCGAGCGCGGTGAACGCCCAGCGTTGCCAGCCGCCCGCCATGGCGAGGAAGCTGAACGCCGCGCCGCGGTTGTACACGAGGATCAGGTTGAAGAACGACGTGACCTCATGCGCGACACCGTAGGCGAAGACCTTCTGGACCGCGATTTTCGTCAACTGATCGAACAGGATGACGATTAGCGCAACCCCGAGCCAGGGCGCGAGCGATCCGTTTGCAACAGATGTTTTCGACGCGGTTTTCGACATGGTTCTCGCCATTATGCCGCGCTCCTGCTTTCACCGTTGCCGAACAGATTGCTGAAGCAGCGGCCGCACAGCGTGGGGTGTTCGGCGTTCGCGCCGACGTCCGCGCGGTAATGCCAGCAGCGTTCGCACTTCAGATACTTCGAGGCGATGACCTCGACGCCTTCTTCCGCTTCGCTGCCGACCTGCGCGACGCTCGCCGCCGAGGTGATCAGCACGAACTTCAGGTCGTCGCCGAGGCTCGTGAGCGCGTCGTAACGCGCGCCGCTTGCGCGGATTTCCACTTCCGCCTGCAGGGACGATCCGATCAGGTTCGCCACGCGCGCTTCTTCCAGCGCCTTGGTCACGTCGCTGCGAGCGGCGCGCAGGAGCGTCCACTTGTCGAGCAGCGCGCCGGCGTCCGGCACGGCGGGGAACGCGTGATACGTCTCGGTAAAGATCGTTTCGCTGTTCGGCTGGAACACTTTCCACGCTTCTTCCGCGGTGAACGACAGGAACGGCGCCATCAGACGCAGCAGGCCGTGCGCGATGTGATACAGCGCGGTCTGCGCCGAGCGGCGCGCGACGGAGTCCGCGGCGCTCGTGTACAGACGGTCTTTCAGCACGTCCAGATAGAAGCCGCCGAGGTCTTCCGAGCAGAACGTCTGCAGCTTGGCGACCACCGGATGGAACTCGTATTTCTCGTAGTGCGAGAGGATGTCGTTTTGCAGATTCGCCGACAGCGCCACCGCATAGCGGTCGATCTCGAGCCAGTCTTCGACCGGACGGGCG from Paraburkholderia aromaticivorans includes:
- the lspA gene encoding signal peptidase II produces the protein MSKTASKTSVANGSLAPWLGVALIVILFDQLTKIAVQKVFAYGVAHEVTSFFNLILVYNRGAAFSFLAMAGGWQRWAFTALGVVAALVICYLLKRHGGQKMFCTALSLILGGALGNVIDRLAYGHVIDFLDFHVRAWHWPAFNLADSAITVGAILLVLDELRRVRGSAR